A DNA window from Drosophila biarmipes strain raj3 chromosome 2R, RU_DBia_V1.1, whole genome shotgun sequence contains the following coding sequences:
- the LOC108036301 gene encoding uncharacterized protein LOC108036301, whose translation MLPVGLKYSLILAISGCFLIPVHRAGAETDQELPHRIYRLLDGLSGGHRLSSSSTFALLLAQFLIKQKLRYVAPTRYERQLYYHLLHRMEHIRERSGWVREPGVQGEILSTVFQRNVLLLPPTLRLGELDANAEYEQLAEIYSKVVNEGQPNRTQSDLCLRNIVQLKPPNCNLLSGECLELLASDAPAYGYQRTHQVLLLYVLQHQVCAPHLSPPQVYELLARSQCDEVEREQNAIRSLGLPVAYRDLYLEQATICGLFGYNEFVNWRNVMEIGSWLEGDSPKDILPDDGDSQHISDLALVFYINALLLLH comes from the exons ATGTTGCCGGTGGGCCTGAAATACTCGCTGATACTGGCCATTAGCGGCTGTTTCCTGATCCCAGTCCATAGAGCTGGGGCCGAAACTGACCAGGAGCTGCCGCATCGCATCTACCGACTGCTCGACGGACTCTCCGGCGGTCACAGGCTGAGTTCAAGCTCCACGTTCGCCCTGCTGCTCGCCCAGTTCCTGATTAAAC AGAAACTGCGCTATGTGGCACCCACGCGATACGAGCGGCAGCTCTACTACCATCTGCTGCACAGGATGGAGCACATCAGGGAGCGATCGGGATGGGTGCGGGAGCCGGGCGTCCAGGGGGAGA TCCTTAGCACGGTTTTCCAAAGGAATGTGCTGCTGTTGCCTCCAACGCTCAGACTGGGGGAACTGGATGCCAATGCGGAGTACGAGCAGCTGGCCGAAATCTATTCCAAAGTCGTCAACGAGGGACAACCCAACAGGACGCAATCGG ATCTCTGCCTGCGGAACATTGTGCAGCTGAAGCCCCCGAACTGCAACCTGCTCTCCGGGGAGTGTTTGGAACTACTGGCCAGTGACGCACCAGCCTACGGATACCAGCGGACCCACCA GGTCCTGCTGCTCTATGTGCTGCAGCACCAGGTGTGTGCCCCCCACCTGAGCCCCCCGCAGGTGTACGAACTGCTGGCCAGGAGTCAGTGCGACGAGGTGGAGCGCGAGCAGAACGCCATCCGGAGCCTGGGGCTGCCCGTCGCATATCGCGATCTGTATCTGGAGCAAG CCACCATCTGCGGGTTGTTTGGCTACAATGAGTTTGTCAACTGGCGCAACGTAATGGAAATTGGCAGCTGGCTGGAGGGGGACTCGCCGAAGGATATATTGCCCGATGACGGCGATAGTCAGCACATAAGCGATCTGGCCTTGGTGTTCTATATAAATGCACTGCTTCTGCTGCACTGA
- the LOC108036520 gene encoding FAS-associated factor 1 isoform X2, producing the protein MSENKEEALASFQNITGIDDVGEAFSHLEAADWNLMEALRRVMPQDDAPLAHVHPHPIQQPEAPARHPVESTNGFRPPGYDELPGTSNASGFFAAALHHQNQNINLNNPHLQQRFPTQLTSSINLDPATSQNNNQNVIAFNIHFNQQLYQIRLPAEATVEQLKRKIFEKTSVPVCRQAINGWPPSKASEAQQLGTRICNLDLAAENELILVDLTDDGFMDTEQDEVTQRVDKTFTLLIQFESDSPLTLSMPGRTTMQELKMNVSDIKSIPVRHQEWTGWPNGCNNDTTLAQSGIELSHRFAVRSTARPAQNSNQHNAFDVVTVDSESSADEFEDATDFNNAEYIFTDSPPAQPLNRHLIPNNTDDETSGSTQFVENYKARYGEPCPDFFVGSLESAKQLACLRSAKERKLLAIYLHHGKSILINVFCDQLMKHESIIQTFKEKFVLYGWDMTYESNKDMFLSSLTACISSNASLTARNIKLDKLPAIMLVGKSRQLGSNCEVLSVIHGNIGLDDLLTRLIETCEMFEEQLQVEIRQEDERAARDQVKAEQDMAYQETLEADMAKDAAKRQKEAAQLAERKRIESERLEEDARRESIRLVAQQSLPQEPSEQEAGTSKIRVRKPTGDFLERRFFTKNNLQDLLNFVTANGFLIEEYKLLSSWPRRDLTAIESSQTLETLKLYPQETVILEER; encoded by the exons ATGTCGGAGAACAAAGAAGAGGCACTGGCCAGTTTTCAG AACATCACGGGCATCGACGACGTGGGCGAGGCCTTCTCCCACCTGGAGGCCGCCGACTGGAACCTGATG GAAGCCCTGAGACGGGTGATGCCCCAAGATGATGCCCCACTGGCCCATGTCCATCCCCATCCTATACAGCAGCCGGAGGCGCCAGCGCGTCATCCTGTGGAGAGCACCAACGGCTTCCGTCCGCCCGGCTACGATGAGCTGCCCGGGACATCGAATGCTTCGGGTTTCTTCGCGGCCGCCTTACACCACCAGAACCAGAACATCAATCTCAACAATCCGCACCTCCAGCAGAGATTTCCCA CCCAGCTGACGTCCAGCATTAACCTGGATCCAGCGACCAGCCAGAACAACAACCAGAACGTGATCGCCTTCAACATCCACTTCAACCAGCAGCTCTACCAGATCCGCTTGCCCGCGGAGGCCACTGTTG AGCAACTCAAGCGAAAAATCTTCGAGAAGACCAGCGTGCCGGTGTGCAGGCAAGCCATCAACGGATGGCCGCCCTCCAAGGCCAGCGAGGCCCAGCAGCTGGGCACTCGAATCTGCAACCTTGATCTGGCGGCGGAAAATGAGCTAATCCTCGTGGACCTCACCGACGACGGTTTCATGGACACCGAGCA GGATGAGGTGACGCAGAGAGTGGACAAGACCTTCACCCTCCTCATTCAGTTCGAGTCGGACAGCCCACTAACTCTCAGCATGCCGGGACGCACAACCATGCAGGAGCTGAAGATGAACGTGAGCGATATAAAGAGCATACCTGTGCGTCATCAGGAGTGGACCGGCTGGCCCAATGGTTGCAACAACGACACCACTCTGGCG CAATCTGGTATAGAGCTGTCGCACAGGTTCGCCGTTCGCAGCACAGCACGTCCTGCCCAGAATTCCAACCAGCACAATGCATTCGATGTTGTGACCGTGGACAGCGAAAGTTCGGCTGATGAATTTGAGGACGCCACGGACTTCAATAACGCCGAGTACATTTTCACCGACTCGCCACCAGCTCAGCCACTCAATAGGCACTTAA TACCAAACAATACGGACGATGAGACCAGTGGCTCCACGCAGTTTGTGGAGAACTACAAAGCTCGCTACGGGGAGCCGTGTCCAGACTTCTTTGTGGGCAGCCTGGAGAGCGCCAAGCAGCTGGCCTGCCTTAGATCCGCCAAGGAG CGCAAGTTACTGGCTATTTACTTGCATCACGGCAAGAGCATTCTCATCAACGTTTTCTGTGATCAACTGATGAAGCACGAGAGCATAATCCAAACCTTCAAGGAGAAGTTTGTTCTGTATGGCTGGGATATGACCTACGAGAGCAACAAGGACAT GTTTCTATCCTCGCTGACGGCTTGCATAAGTAGCAACGCCTCCCTGACGGCCAGGAACATCAAGCTGGACAAGCTGCCGGCCATCATGCTGGTGGGAAAGAGCCGCCAGTTGGGCAGCAACTGTGAGGTTCTATCTGTGATTCATG GGAACATTGGCCTGGATGATTTGCTGACGAGGCTCATAGAAACCTGCGAAATGTTcgaggagcagctgcaggTGGAAATACGGCAGGAGGACGAACGAGCGGCCCGGGATCAGGTGAAAGCCGAGCAGGACATGGCCTACCAGGAAACCCTGGAAGCCGACATGGCCAAGGATGCGGCCAAACGCCAGAAAGAGGCGGCCCAGTTGGCCGAGCGGAAGCGCATAGAGTCGGAGCGCCTAGAGGAAGACGCTAGGCGCGAGTCCATTAGATTAGTT GCTCAACAATCCCTACCTCAAGAGCCGTCCGAGCAGGAGGCGGGCACTTCCAAGATCCGTGTGCGCAAGCCCACAGGCGATTTTCTGGAGCGTCGCTTCTTTACCAAGAACAACCTGCAG GATCTGCTCAACTTTGTGACGGCCAATGGCTTCCTCATCGAGGAGTACAAACTGCTCAGCAGCTGGCCGCGTCGCGATCTCACGGCCATCGAGAGTAGCCAAACACTGGAGACGCTCAAGCTCTATCCGCAGGAGACGGTCATTCTGGAGGAGCGATGA
- the LOC108036520 gene encoding FAS-associated factor 1 isoform X1 yields MSENKEEALASFQNITGIDDVGEAFSHLEAADWNLMEALRRVMPQDDAPLAHVHPHPIQQPEAPARHPVESTNGFRPPGYDELPGTSNASGFFAAALHHQNQNINLNNPHLQQRFPTSQLLAQLTSSINLDPATSQNNNQNVIAFNIHFNQQLYQIRLPAEATVEQLKRKIFEKTSVPVCRQAINGWPPSKASEAQQLGTRICNLDLAAENELILVDLTDDGFMDTEQDEVTQRVDKTFTLLIQFESDSPLTLSMPGRTTMQELKMNVSDIKSIPVRHQEWTGWPNGCNNDTTLAQSGIELSHRFAVRSTARPAQNSNQHNAFDVVTVDSESSADEFEDATDFNNAEYIFTDSPPAQPLNRHLIPNNTDDETSGSTQFVENYKARYGEPCPDFFVGSLESAKQLACLRSAKERKLLAIYLHHGKSILINVFCDQLMKHESIIQTFKEKFVLYGWDMTYESNKDMFLSSLTACISSNASLTARNIKLDKLPAIMLVGKSRQLGSNCEVLSVIHGNIGLDDLLTRLIETCEMFEEQLQVEIRQEDERAARDQVKAEQDMAYQETLEADMAKDAAKRQKEAAQLAERKRIESERLEEDARRESIRLVAQQSLPQEPSEQEAGTSKIRVRKPTGDFLERRFFTKNNLQDLLNFVTANGFLIEEYKLLSSWPRRDLTAIESSQTLETLKLYPQETVILEER; encoded by the exons ATGTCGGAGAACAAAGAAGAGGCACTGGCCAGTTTTCAG AACATCACGGGCATCGACGACGTGGGCGAGGCCTTCTCCCACCTGGAGGCCGCCGACTGGAACCTGATG GAAGCCCTGAGACGGGTGATGCCCCAAGATGATGCCCCACTGGCCCATGTCCATCCCCATCCTATACAGCAGCCGGAGGCGCCAGCGCGTCATCCTGTGGAGAGCACCAACGGCTTCCGTCCGCCCGGCTACGATGAGCTGCCCGGGACATCGAATGCTTCGGGTTTCTTCGCGGCCGCCTTACACCACCAGAACCAGAACATCAATCTCAACAATCCGCACCTCCAGCAGAGATTTCCCA CGTCACAATTGCTAGCCCAGCTGACGTCCAGCATTAACCTGGATCCAGCGACCAGCCAGAACAACAACCAGAACGTGATCGCCTTCAACATCCACTTCAACCAGCAGCTCTACCAGATCCGCTTGCCCGCGGAGGCCACTGTTG AGCAACTCAAGCGAAAAATCTTCGAGAAGACCAGCGTGCCGGTGTGCAGGCAAGCCATCAACGGATGGCCGCCCTCCAAGGCCAGCGAGGCCCAGCAGCTGGGCACTCGAATCTGCAACCTTGATCTGGCGGCGGAAAATGAGCTAATCCTCGTGGACCTCACCGACGACGGTTTCATGGACACCGAGCA GGATGAGGTGACGCAGAGAGTGGACAAGACCTTCACCCTCCTCATTCAGTTCGAGTCGGACAGCCCACTAACTCTCAGCATGCCGGGACGCACAACCATGCAGGAGCTGAAGATGAACGTGAGCGATATAAAGAGCATACCTGTGCGTCATCAGGAGTGGACCGGCTGGCCCAATGGTTGCAACAACGACACCACTCTGGCG CAATCTGGTATAGAGCTGTCGCACAGGTTCGCCGTTCGCAGCACAGCACGTCCTGCCCAGAATTCCAACCAGCACAATGCATTCGATGTTGTGACCGTGGACAGCGAAAGTTCGGCTGATGAATTTGAGGACGCCACGGACTTCAATAACGCCGAGTACATTTTCACCGACTCGCCACCAGCTCAGCCACTCAATAGGCACTTAA TACCAAACAATACGGACGATGAGACCAGTGGCTCCACGCAGTTTGTGGAGAACTACAAAGCTCGCTACGGGGAGCCGTGTCCAGACTTCTTTGTGGGCAGCCTGGAGAGCGCCAAGCAGCTGGCCTGCCTTAGATCCGCCAAGGAG CGCAAGTTACTGGCTATTTACTTGCATCACGGCAAGAGCATTCTCATCAACGTTTTCTGTGATCAACTGATGAAGCACGAGAGCATAATCCAAACCTTCAAGGAGAAGTTTGTTCTGTATGGCTGGGATATGACCTACGAGAGCAACAAGGACAT GTTTCTATCCTCGCTGACGGCTTGCATAAGTAGCAACGCCTCCCTGACGGCCAGGAACATCAAGCTGGACAAGCTGCCGGCCATCATGCTGGTGGGAAAGAGCCGCCAGTTGGGCAGCAACTGTGAGGTTCTATCTGTGATTCATG GGAACATTGGCCTGGATGATTTGCTGACGAGGCTCATAGAAACCTGCGAAATGTTcgaggagcagctgcaggTGGAAATACGGCAGGAGGACGAACGAGCGGCCCGGGATCAGGTGAAAGCCGAGCAGGACATGGCCTACCAGGAAACCCTGGAAGCCGACATGGCCAAGGATGCGGCCAAACGCCAGAAAGAGGCGGCCCAGTTGGCCGAGCGGAAGCGCATAGAGTCGGAGCGCCTAGAGGAAGACGCTAGGCGCGAGTCCATTAGATTAGTT GCTCAACAATCCCTACCTCAAGAGCCGTCCGAGCAGGAGGCGGGCACTTCCAAGATCCGTGTGCGCAAGCCCACAGGCGATTTTCTGGAGCGTCGCTTCTTTACCAAGAACAACCTGCAG GATCTGCTCAACTTTGTGACGGCCAATGGCTTCCTCATCGAGGAGTACAAACTGCTCAGCAGCTGGCCGCGTCGCGATCTCACGGCCATCGAGAGTAGCCAAACACTGGAGACGCTCAAGCTCTATCCGCAGGAGACGGTCATTCTGGAGGAGCGATGA
- the LOC108036521 gene encoding putative ferric-chelate reductase 1 homolog isoform X2 has protein sequence MTMTRPLTKRSWLALLMALLLALVTWPNPGQSLPQGAPETVCDTMLPFHSGGSILPQNSVSPFSVETSSSTLGQGQTLRVDLTGVPAGLTFGGYMIQARNRNPPHQIVGQFGPARDGTIKLMNCENSVNNSATHSNAGPKQQVLLEWQSPVDFLGQVVFNATIAQSYNEFWVGVPSQPVQIVRRDVSGPPLPTQGPSVPLGTTRAPYVPPSYVAPSNVAAEVSDPIYNGCGQSKNCFGFPDGCVATKTCTSITVVTVRGDVFEFEIQSGKGTNAAYVAVGLSDDAKMGDDLTTECVPENGRVSLYSSLTSASPYSAVRSSVSQNSARLLDASIVDGVIYCRVQRDAVTNVQGRTFDLRNGKYHLLVASGSSLKENSVGYHDIGRLPSAQAINLAEVQDLGGSSRLLVQLHGAFMIAAWIGTTSLGIIFARYFKQTWVGSQSCGKDQWFAWHRLLMVTTWSLTVAAYVLIWVELKRAVWHAHSIIGLITVILCFIQPIGALFRPGPNDKKRPYFNWGHWLGGNLAHILGIVTIFFSVKLPKAELPEWMDWILVSFVVVHVLVHLIFSIAGMASERHQSQRANTFQMGDLSHHQQHAMRNGMSMERKMDAPYGSMRKGLLGVYGVVLFLFVVVLILLVVLAPIEQFLGKS, from the exons ATGACGATGACGCGGCCGCTGACGAAGCGGAGTTGGCTGGCGCTGCTCATGGCCCTGCTGCTGGCCCTGGTCACCTGGCCAAATCCCGGCCAGAGTCTGCCACAGGGTGCTCCTGAAACGGTGTGCGACACCATGCTGCCGTTCCACTCCGGTGGCAGTATCCTGCCCCAGAACAGTGTCTCGCCCTTCAGCGTGGagacctcctcctccacccTTGGCCAGGGTCAGACGCTCCGCGTGGACCTCACCGGAGTGCCGGCTGGCCTGACCTTCGGCGGCTACATGATCCAGGCTCGTAATCGCAACCCACCCCACCAGATCGTCGGACAGTTTGGACCTGCCCGCGATGGCACCATCAAGCTGATGAACTGCGAGAACTCCGTGAACAACTCGGCCACCCACAGCAATGCCGGGCCCAAGCAGCAGGTCCTCCTGGAGTGGCAGTCGCCGGTGGACTTCCTCGGCCAGGTGGTCTTCAA CGCCACCATTGCCCAGAGCTACAATGAATTCTGGGTGGGAGTGCCCTCGCAGCCCGTTCAGATCGTGCGTCGGGATGTGTCCGGTCCACCACTGCCCACCCAGGGTCCTTCTGTCCCCCTGGGAACCACGCGTGCCCCCTATGTCCCGCCCAGCTATGTGGCACCCAGCAACGTGGCCGCTGAGGTCTCCGATCCCATCTACAATGGTTGCGGTCAGAGCAAGAACTGCTTTGGGTTCCCCGATGGTTGCGTGGCCACCAAGACCTGCACCTCCATCACCGTGGTCACCGTGAGGGGAGATGTCTTCGAGTTCGAGATTCAGTCCGGCAAGG GAACCAATGCGGCTTATGTGGCCGTGGGTCTTTCCGATGACGCCAAGATGGGTGACGACCTGACCACCGAGTGTGTGCCGGAGAATGGAAGGGTCAGCCTGTACTCCTCCCTGACTTCGGCCTCTCCCTACTCAGCCGTGAGATCCAGTGTG AGCCAGAACTCCGCCCGCCTGCTGGACGCCTCGATTGTGGATGGCGTGATCTACTGCCGGGTGCAAAGGGATGCGGTGACCAATGTGCAGGGACGGACCTTCGACCTGCGCAACGGCAAGTACCACCTGTTGGTGGCCTCGGGCAGCAGCCTCAAGGAGAACAGCGTGGGCTACCACGACATCGGCCGCCTGCCCTCGGCGCAGGCCATCAATCTGGCGGAGGTGCAGGATCTGGGCGGATCCAGCAGGCTGCTGGTGCAGCTCCACGGAGCCTTCATGATCGCCGCCTGGATCGGCACCACCTCGCTGGGCATCATCTTCGCGCGCTACTTCAAGCAGACGTGGGTGGGCAGCCAGAGCTGCGGCAAGGATCAGTGGTTCGCCTGGCATCGCCTGCTCATGGTCACCACCTGGTCGCTCACGGTGGCCGCCTACGTGCTCATCTGGGTGGAGCTGAAGCGGGCGGTGTGGCATGCCCACTCGATCATCGGCCTGATCACAGTGATCCTGTGCTTCATCCAGCCCATTGGCGCCCTGTTCCGACCGGGACCGAATGATAAGAAGCGACCGTACTTCAACTGGGGTCATTGGCTGGGCGGTAACCTGGCCCACATCCTGGGAA TTGTCACCATCTTCTTCTCCGTAAAACTGCCCAAGGCCGAGCTGCCCGAGTGGATGGACTGGATCCTGGTCAGCTTCGTGGTGGTGCACGTGCTGGTCCACCTGATATTCTCC ATCGCGGGAATGGCCTCGGAGCGCCATCAGAGCCAGCGGGCGAACACCTTCCAAATGGGCGACCTGTCGCATCATCAGCAGCATGCCATGCGGAATGGCATGAGCATGGAGCGGAAGATGGATGCTCCG TACGGCAGCATGCGCAAGGGACTGCTGGGAGTCTACGGAGTGGTGCTGTTTCTCTTCGTGGTGGTGCTGATCCTGCTAGTGGTGCTGGCACCCATCGAGCAGTTCCTGGGCAAGTCCTAG
- the LOC108036521 gene encoding putative ferric-chelate reductase 1 homolog isoform X1: MTMTRPLTKRSWLALLMALLLALVTWPNPGQSLPQGAPETVCDTMLPFHSGGSILPQNSVSPFSVETSSSTLGQGQTLRVDLTGVPAGLTFGGYMIQARNRNPPHQIVGQFGPARDGTIKLMNCENSVNNSATHSNAGPKQQVLLEWQSPVDFLGQVVFNATIAQSYNEFWVGVPSQPVQIVRRDVSGPPLPTQGPSVPLGTTRAPYVPPSYVAPSNVAAEVSDPIYNGCGQSKNCFGFPDGCVATKTCTSITVVTVRGDVFEFEIQSGKGTNAAYVAVGLSDDAKMGDDLTTECVPENGRVSLYSSLTSASPYSAVRSSVSQNSARLLDASIVDGVIYCRVQRDAVTNVQGRTFDLRNGKYHLLVASGSSLKENSVGYHDIGRLPSAQAINLAEVQDLGGSSRLLVQLHGAFMIAAWIGTTSLGIIFARYFKQTWVGSQSCGKDQWFAWHRLLMVTTWSLTVAAYVLIWVELKRAVWHAHSIIGLITVILCFIQPIGALFRPGPNDKKRPYFNWGHWLGGNLAHILGIVTIFFSVKLPKAELPEWMDWILVSFVVVHVLVHLIFSIGLCFNHWQIAGMASERHQSQRANTFQMGDLSHHQQHAMRNGMSMERKMDAPYGSMRKGLLGVYGVVLFLFVVVLILLVVLAPIEQFLGKS; this comes from the exons ATGACGATGACGCGGCCGCTGACGAAGCGGAGTTGGCTGGCGCTGCTCATGGCCCTGCTGCTGGCCCTGGTCACCTGGCCAAATCCCGGCCAGAGTCTGCCACAGGGTGCTCCTGAAACGGTGTGCGACACCATGCTGCCGTTCCACTCCGGTGGCAGTATCCTGCCCCAGAACAGTGTCTCGCCCTTCAGCGTGGagacctcctcctccacccTTGGCCAGGGTCAGACGCTCCGCGTGGACCTCACCGGAGTGCCGGCTGGCCTGACCTTCGGCGGCTACATGATCCAGGCTCGTAATCGCAACCCACCCCACCAGATCGTCGGACAGTTTGGACCTGCCCGCGATGGCACCATCAAGCTGATGAACTGCGAGAACTCCGTGAACAACTCGGCCACCCACAGCAATGCCGGGCCCAAGCAGCAGGTCCTCCTGGAGTGGCAGTCGCCGGTGGACTTCCTCGGCCAGGTGGTCTTCAA CGCCACCATTGCCCAGAGCTACAATGAATTCTGGGTGGGAGTGCCCTCGCAGCCCGTTCAGATCGTGCGTCGGGATGTGTCCGGTCCACCACTGCCCACCCAGGGTCCTTCTGTCCCCCTGGGAACCACGCGTGCCCCCTATGTCCCGCCCAGCTATGTGGCACCCAGCAACGTGGCCGCTGAGGTCTCCGATCCCATCTACAATGGTTGCGGTCAGAGCAAGAACTGCTTTGGGTTCCCCGATGGTTGCGTGGCCACCAAGACCTGCACCTCCATCACCGTGGTCACCGTGAGGGGAGATGTCTTCGAGTTCGAGATTCAGTCCGGCAAGG GAACCAATGCGGCTTATGTGGCCGTGGGTCTTTCCGATGACGCCAAGATGGGTGACGACCTGACCACCGAGTGTGTGCCGGAGAATGGAAGGGTCAGCCTGTACTCCTCCCTGACTTCGGCCTCTCCCTACTCAGCCGTGAGATCCAGTGTG AGCCAGAACTCCGCCCGCCTGCTGGACGCCTCGATTGTGGATGGCGTGATCTACTGCCGGGTGCAAAGGGATGCGGTGACCAATGTGCAGGGACGGACCTTCGACCTGCGCAACGGCAAGTACCACCTGTTGGTGGCCTCGGGCAGCAGCCTCAAGGAGAACAGCGTGGGCTACCACGACATCGGCCGCCTGCCCTCGGCGCAGGCCATCAATCTGGCGGAGGTGCAGGATCTGGGCGGATCCAGCAGGCTGCTGGTGCAGCTCCACGGAGCCTTCATGATCGCCGCCTGGATCGGCACCACCTCGCTGGGCATCATCTTCGCGCGCTACTTCAAGCAGACGTGGGTGGGCAGCCAGAGCTGCGGCAAGGATCAGTGGTTCGCCTGGCATCGCCTGCTCATGGTCACCACCTGGTCGCTCACGGTGGCCGCCTACGTGCTCATCTGGGTGGAGCTGAAGCGGGCGGTGTGGCATGCCCACTCGATCATCGGCCTGATCACAGTGATCCTGTGCTTCATCCAGCCCATTGGCGCCCTGTTCCGACCGGGACCGAATGATAAGAAGCGACCGTACTTCAACTGGGGTCATTGGCTGGGCGGTAACCTGGCCCACATCCTGGGAA TTGTCACCATCTTCTTCTCCGTAAAACTGCCCAAGGCCGAGCTGCCCGAGTGGATGGACTGGATCCTGGTCAGCTTCGTGGTGGTGCACGTGCTGGTCCACCTGATATTCTCC ATCGGACTGTGTTTCAATCATTGGCAGATCGCGGGAATGGCCTCGGAGCGCCATCAGAGCCAGCGGGCGAACACCTTCCAAATGGGCGACCTGTCGCATCATCAGCAGCATGCCATGCGGAATGGCATGAGCATGGAGCGGAAGATGGATGCTCCG TACGGCAGCATGCGCAAGGGACTGCTGGGAGTCTACGGAGTGGTGCTGTTTCTCTTCGTGGTGGTGCTGATCCTGCTAGTGGTGCTGGCACCCATCGAGCAGTTCCTGGGCAAGTCCTAG
- the LOC108036537 gene encoding ER membrane protein complex subunit 7 homolog, translating to MFLKLLIFTALLALTSCEVVIGQDELVDEVSGLYTIEGRVSPPDSIYPPAQGGRGAPVNKDAPKWQTEVTLSINDGEFKGFVREDGQFMISGVPSGSYILDIHHPDVFYEPVRVEINPKGKFRARKVNFVQPAQIMQVPYPLRVKPLMPFKYFQTREQWKITDFLFSPMVLMMVLPLLLMLVLPKMINDPETKKEIDNLQFPKMGNDMPEISEMLTSLLTGKQPEPKEKKPAPAVRQTKKRKE from the exons ATGTTCTTGAAGTTACTTATTTTCACGGCGCTCCTCGCCCTGACCAGCTGCGAAGTTGTCATTGGCCAGGATGAACTGGTGGACGAGGTCTCCGGCCTGTACACAATCGAGGGACGCGTTTCCCCGCCCGACTCCATTTACCCACCGGCCCAGGGAGGACGAGGTGCTCCGGTGAACAAGGATGCCCCCAAGTGGCAGACCGAGGTCACCCTCTCCATCAACGACGGCGAGTTCAAGGGATTCGTCCGCGAGGATGGCCAGTTCATGATCAGCGGCGTGCCCTCCGGCAGCTATATCCTGGATATCCACCACCCAGATGTGTTCTATGAGCCA GTGCGCGTCGAGATCAATCCCAAGGGAAAGTTCCGCGCCCGCAAAGTGAACTTTGTCCAGCCGGCGCAAATCATGCAGGTGCCCTATCCACTTCGCGTGAAGCCACTGATGCCCTTCAAGTATTTCCAGACTAGGGAGCAGTGGAAG ATCACCGACTTCCTGTTCAGCCCCATGGTCCTGATGATGGTGCTGCCCCTGCTCCTCATGCTGGTGCTGCCCAAGATGATCAACGATCCCGAGACCAAGAAGGAGATCGACAATCTGCAGTTCCCCAAG ATGGGCAATGACATGCCCGAGATCAGCGAAATGCTGACATCCTTGCTGACGGGCAAACAGCCCGAGCCCAAGGAGAAGAAGCCCGCTCCGGCTGTCAGGCAGACCAAGAAGCGCAAGGAGTAG
- the LOC108036536 gene encoding exosome complex exonuclease RRP42, whose protein sequence is MAYVALSEAEKTYILHGVEDDFRCDGRSRRDYRPMELETGLVSNASGSARLRLANTDILVGVKTEIDVPNPLTPEFGKLEFFVDCSANATPEFEGRGGSDLAQELVLSLQNAYESPLAFDYRTLCLIPGQQCWKLYIDILILECGGNLHDAVSLAAKAALFNTKLPRVTATLLDAGITDLIISDNPYDCTRIGIETVPLLVTVCKIGDYSLVDPSAEEEVCSTVSVVVSVSMRNGEPFLSGTHLTGGGAMHRDTMRNCLQLGLSIGEHLDKLLIKMLKQEQERVGPKRPQIVGFLK, encoded by the exons atgGCCTATGTTGCATTGAGTGAGGCTGAAAAAACGTATATTCTACACGGCGTGGAG GATGATTTCCGCTGCGATGGACGTTCTCGCCGGGATTACCGGCCCATGGAGCTGGAAACCGGACTGGTCAGCAATGCCAGTGGCTCTGCTCGCCTGCGCCTGGCAAACACAGACATCCTGGTGGGCGTGAAAACCGAGATTGATGTGCCCAATCCCCTCACTCCCGAGTTCGGCAAATTGGAGTTCTTTGTGGATTG CTCCGCCAATGCCACGCCAGAGTTTGAGGGTCGCGGAGGCTCGGATCTGGCCCAAGAACTGGTGCTCTCCCTGCAGAACGCCTACGAATCGCCTCTGGCCTTCGACTACCGCACCTTGTGCCTCATTCCGGGTCAGCAGTGCTGGAAGCTCTACATAGACATCCTG ATTCTGGAGTGCGGTGGCAATCTGCATGACGCCGTCTCCTTGGCCGCCAAAGCAGCCTTGTTCAACACCAAGTTGCCCCGGGTGACGGCCACGCTGTTGGATGCCGGCATCACAGACCTCATCATATCCGACAATCCATACGACTGCACCCGCATCGGCATTGAGACTGTCCCGCTTTTGGTCACCGTTTGCAAGATCGGCGACTACAGCCTGGTGGATCCctcggcggaggaggaggtctGCAGCACAGTCAGCGTAGTGGTTTCCGTTTCCATGCGCAATGGCGAGCCCTTCCTTTCGGGCACCCATTTAACGGGCGGTGGCGCTATGCACCGCGACACCATGCGCAACTGCCTCCAGCTGGGCTTGTCCATAGGCGAGCATCTGGACAAGCTGCTCATCAAAATGCtgaagcaggagcaggagcgcgTCGGTCCCAAGCGGCCGCAGATTGTTGGGTTTCTCAAATAA